Part of the Deltaproteobacteria bacterium genome is shown below.
CCGCGGAAGGCGCGCGCGTGGTGGTGGCCGACGTGCTCGACGGCTCGGCGGCCGCGCAGGCCATACGCGATGCCGGCGGCGAGGCCGTGCACGTCGAGGTGGACGTCTCGCGGGAGGACGACACCCAGCGCATGGCCAAGACCGCCATGGACGCCTTCGGACGCATTGACGTGCTGGTGAACAACGCCGCCATCTACGTCAGCATCCAGCGGCGGCCGTTCCACGAGATTTCGGCGGAGGAATGGGACCGGGTCACGGCGGTGAACATCAAGGGCGTGTTCCTGTGCGCCAAGGCCGTGTTCCCGCACATGCGCGACCAGGGTGGCGGCCGCATCATCAACATCTCCTCCAACACGGTGATGGCCGGCACGCCCAACTTCCTGCACTACGTCGCGTCCAAGTCCGCGCTCATCGGCATGACCCGTTCCATGGCGCGGGAGATGGGCGCCTACGGCATCGGCGTCAACGCCATCGCCCCCGGCCTGGTGGAACACGAAGGCCAGAGCCTGCCCCCGGAACTGTCCGCCAGCCGCGTGAGCGCCCGCTCCGTTCAGCGCCGCCAGACCCCCGACGACCTCACCGGCACCGTCCTCTACCTCGCCGCCTCGGACAGCGACTTCGTCACCGGCCAGACCCTGGTGGTGGACGGCGGCGACATCCTGTACTGAGACCGCTGGCGACCTCGGCTGCACGGCGCCATTCCCGCGAACACCCATGCCCAAAAGCCTGCGCACCTTCCTGGACGACCTGAGACATCAGCGCCCCGGGGAACTCGTGCACGTCACCCGACCCGTGAACCCCGCGCGTCACGACGTCTCCGCCCTCATCGCCCAGTTGGCCGAGCGCAAGCAATTCCCGGTGCTGCTGTTCGAGGGTCCGCAGAACCTCCATGAACAACCTTCCGAAATCCGCCTCGCAATGAACTGCGAAGTCTCCATGGGCAAGTTCCAGACCGCCCTGGGGGTGCCGCCGGAAACCACGCGAGCGGAGCTGGCCCTGGAGTGCCTGCGCCGGGAAGCCAACCCCATTGCACCGGTGGTGGTGGAACCGTCCGAGGCGCCGGTCAAGGAAGTGGTTCAACGCGGCGCGCAAGTAGACCTCTTCGAGCTGCCGGTGATGCGCCACCATGCCCTGGACGGCGGCCCCTACATCGACATGCCGAGCCTCGGGATCGACCGCCGCTCGGGCGTGTACAACGTCTCCTACCACCGCATGGAGGTGAAAGACCGCAACCACACCGGCTTCTACCTTTCCCTCCAACACCTGTGGCGCATCTTCCGGGACTACGAGGAAAACGGACAAGAGTGCCCGGTGGCGGCGGTGACCG
Proteins encoded:
- a CDS encoding SDR family oxidoreductase, yielding MGRLDNKVAIVTGGARNIGAVYARTLAAEGARVVVADVLDGSAAAQAIRDAGGEAVHVEVDVSREDDTQRMAKTAMDAFGRIDVLVNNAAIYVSIQRRPFHEISAEEWDRVTAVNIKGVFLCAKAVFPHMRDQGGGRIINISSNTVMAGTPNFLHYVASKSALIGMTRSMAREMGAYGIGVNAIAPGLVEHEGQSLPPELSASRVSARSVQRRQTPDDLTGTVLYLAASDSDFVTGQTLVVDGGDILY